One region of Culex pipiens pallens isolate TS chromosome 2, TS_CPP_V2, whole genome shotgun sequence genomic DNA includes:
- the LOC120420845 gene encoding uncharacterized protein LOC120420845: MGYLVGLLVIALAGLTSAVLYAPRQSPVVYPPPQGSAIQESYFAFQLKSFRRSLKECAEYWEIPWYRVQKLIDNNFEHASKDLQCLIRCAGVNSGWWDDLDGLRYTVIESYFQPDADDTCYADRTKECIDQRLSSCKTDCAKAYESFMCYLQQYGSLKSSEEYIPLTRLEAIQVAVDCINILQVSDDLLNQISQGEIPDVPEVHCLYRCQYLGEGVYDTQYRFNFSRLYIRHYDTPSPEFLGDEIYSCAQSTLEANSDECTGVFRARECFPVSDRPSRTVTILTTAAGVALDQKRCEPPIYREPYLPEIPFIQIDPAGPLVENVPYK; the protein is encoded by the coding sequence ATGGGATATTTGGTTGGCTTACTGGTCATTGCCTTGGCGGGCTTGACCTCAGCGGTACTGTACGCACCCCGGCAGTCCCCGGTCGTGTATCCGCCTCCGCAGGGCAGTGCCATCCAGGAGTCGTACTTTGCGTTCCAGCTCAAGTCGTTCCGGCGATCGCTGAAGGAGTGCGCAGAATACTGGGAGATTCCGTGGTACCGGGTACAGAAGTTGATCGACAACAACTTCGAGCATGCTTCGAAGGATTTGCAGTGTTTGATCCGTTGTGCCGGGGTGAACTCCGGCTGGTGGGACGATCTGGACGGGTTGAGGTACACGGTCATCGAGAGTTACTTCCAGCCGGATGCGGATGATACTTGCTACGCGGATCGGACGAAGGAGTGCATTGATCAGCGACTATCAAGCTGCAAGACCGATTGCGCAAAGGCATACGAGTCGTTCATGTGCTACCTGCAGCAGTACGGAAGTTTGAAGTCCTCGGAGGAGTACATTCCGTTGACACGTCTGGAGGCGATCCAGGTCGCTGTGGACTGTATCAACATTTTACAAGTGTCCGACGATCTTTTGAACCAGATCAGCCAGGGTGAGATCCCTGATGTTCCCGAGGTGCACTGTCTGTACCGTTGTCAGTACCTGGGCGAGGGAGTCTACGACACCCAGTACCGATTCAACTTCAGTCGGCTGTACATCCGCCACTACGATACACCTTCGCCAGAATTCCTGGGCGATGAGATCTACAGCTGCGCCCAAAGTACGCTGGAAGCCAACTCCGATGAATGCACTGGAGTGTTCCGTGCCAGGGAGTGCTTCCCAGTGTCGGATCGCCCCAGCCGTACCGTAACGATCCTGACGACGGCCGCCGGAGTTGCGCTTGATCAGAAGAGATGCGAGCCTCCGATCTACCGCGAGCCGTACCTTCCGGAAATTCCCTTCATTCAAATAGATCCGGCAGGTCCTTTGGTAGAAAATGTACCGTACAAATAA
- the LOC120420844 gene encoding general odorant-binding protein 45-like, whose product MKLWGAFLVVALATASSAYFKPPPPPPEVEESHFAYQEKTFRRALDECAEYLEVPAETVEHLVSHRFQTSEQNLKCLIRCAGINAGWWNDTAGVQGPVIESYFQPSPDDTCFDRRTRECLEARAPLCQDDCSRAYEAFLCYYHQYGNLRWSQEYIPLPHLEAVQASIDCINILRIPRELIEQYSRAIVPNVPETQCLYRCQYLAEGLYDPQYGFNHTRFYIRHHDQPAREFLSDETRSCTEHALRDSCDECARVYRARKCFDSYSTPFFTSRIIQHAAQIILGQRGCDEDELKPRYNSIASGSYVPASHPPPPPPPSSYHVSDGGCKYNCKN is encoded by the coding sequence ATGAAATTGTGGGGAGCTTTTCTGGTTGTCGCTCTGGCGACGGCCTCCTCGGCGTACTTCAAGCCTCCGCCACCACCGCCGGAAGTGGAAGAATCGCACTTTGCGTACCAGGAAAAGACGTTCCGTCGGGCGTTGGACGAGTGTGCTGAATATCTGGAAGTTCCGGCGGAAACGGTGGAACATTTGGTGTCCCATCGGTTCCAGACGAGCGAACAGAACTTGAAGTGTTTGATCCGTTGTGCCGGAATCAACGCCGGTTGGTGGAACGATACTGCGGGAGTTCAGGGTCCAGTGATCGAGAGTTACTTCCAGCCGTCTCCGGACGATACCTGCTTCGATCGTCGTACCCGCGAGTGTCTTGAAGCTCGTGCTCCTCTCTGCCAGGACGATTGCTCGCGAGCGTACGAAGCGTTCCTGTGCTACTACCATCAGTACGGAAACCTCAGGTGGTCCCAGGAGTACATCCCGCTGCCCCATCTGGAAGCCGTCCAAGCCTCGATCGATTGCATCAACATTCTGCGCATCCCTCGGGAACTCATCGAACAGTACAGCCGTGCCATCGTCCCGAACGTGCCGGAAACTCAATGCCTCTACCGGTGCCAATATCTGGCGGAAGGTCTCTACGATCCTCAGTACGGCTTCAACCACACCCGGTTCTACATCCGTCATCACGATCAACCAGCCCGCGAGTTCCTGAGCGATGAAACCCGCTCGTGTACGGAACACGCCCTCCGAGACAGCTGCGATGAGTGTGCCCGGGTCTACCGAGCTCGCAAGTGCTTCGACAGCTACAGCACGCCGTTCTTCACGTCCAGAATCATCCAGCACGCAGCGCAAATCATCCTTGGGCAGCGCGGATGTGACGAGGATGAACTGAAGCCACGGTACAACTCTATCGCTTCGGGATCGTACGTCCCAGCGTCgcatcctcctcctccaccaccGCCATCGTCGTACCACGTGTCGGACGGGGGCTGCAAGTACAACTGCAAAAACTAG